One Gloeothece verrucosa PCC 7822 DNA window includes the following coding sequences:
- the rpoD gene encoding RNA polymerase sigma factor RpoD, with protein sequence MTQANDVLATITEPQMDWDAFAFIDDIDETGEEELEEAVVEENGKKTRKLSATRRRDAGKKKPYTEDSIRIYLQEIGRIRLLRAEEEIELARKIADLLELERLREKLRRNLGRYPSDKEWAQQVGMELPAFQRRLYLGRRAKDKMVQSNLRLVVSIAKKYMNRGLSFQDLIQEGSLGLIRAAEKFDHEKGYKFSTYATWWIRQAITRAIADQSRTIRLPVHLYETISRIKKTTKILSQEMRRKPTEEEIATRMEMTIEKLRFIAKSAQLPISLETPIGKEEDSRLGDFIEADGETPEDEVSKNLLREDLENVLDTLSPRERDVLRLRYGLDDGRMKTLEEIGQIFNVTRERIRQIEAKALRKLRHPNRNSILKEYIR encoded by the coding sequence ATGACGCAGGCCAATGACGTACTCGCAACCATTACTGAGCCTCAAATGGATTGGGACGCTTTCGCTTTCATCGATGATATTGACGAAACCGGCGAAGAGGAACTAGAAGAGGCAGTAGTAGAAGAGAACGGTAAAAAAACACGAAAACTCAGTGCTACTCGCCGTCGAGATGCAGGGAAGAAAAAGCCCTACACCGAGGACTCTATTCGCATTTATTTACAAGAAATAGGCCGTATTCGGCTTTTGAGGGCCGAAGAGGAAATCGAACTAGCTCGTAAAATCGCTGATTTATTAGAGTTAGAGCGGCTTCGGGAAAAATTACGCCGGAATTTAGGTCGATATCCTAGTGATAAAGAATGGGCCCAACAGGTAGGTATGGAATTACCTGCTTTTCAGCGCCGATTATATTTGGGGCGAAGGGCAAAAGACAAAATGGTGCAGTCTAACCTGCGTCTGGTAGTGTCCATTGCCAAAAAATATATGAATCGTGGCTTATCCTTCCAAGATTTAATTCAAGAAGGATCTCTAGGGTTAATTCGGGCCGCCGAAAAATTTGATCATGAAAAAGGGTATAAGTTTTCCACTTATGCCACCTGGTGGATTCGTCAGGCCATTACTCGGGCCATCGCCGATCAATCTCGGACGATTCGACTGCCAGTACATTTGTACGAAACCATTTCCCGCATTAAAAAGACCACTAAAATACTGTCTCAAGAAATGCGGCGTAAACCAACCGAGGAAGAAATCGCGACTCGCATGGAAATGACCATCGAAAAACTGCGATTTATAGCCAAATCAGCCCAGTTACCCATCTCTCTAGAGACTCCCATTGGAAAAGAAGAGGATTCACGCTTAGGAGACTTCATCGAAGCAGACGGGGAAACCCCTGAAGATGAAGTCTCTAAAAATTTATTACGAGAGGATTTAGAAAACGTTCTCGATACCCTCAGTCCTCGTGAAAGAGATGTATTGAGATTACGTTATGGATTAGATGATGGACGGATGAAAACCTTAGAGGAAATCGGACAAATTTTTAATGTCACTCGGGAAAGAATCCGTCAAATTGAAGCTAAAGCTTTACGTAAATTACGCCATCCTAATCGTAATAGCATTTTGAAAGAATATATTCGTTAG
- a CDS encoding glycosyltransferase, with translation MTKLTLCMIVKNEEASLPPCLSSVKDVVDEIIILDTGSTDKTVEIAQNFGAKVFYFDWCNDFSAARNEALKYVTGEWVLVLDADEVLNPKIVNQLQQAISHQNSLVVNLIRQEIGASQSPYSLISRLFRRHPAIKFDRPYHAIIDDSVEKLLKIEKHWQILEIGEVAIFHSGYKPEIIASLDKANRAKKAMESFLANHPNDPYVCSKLGALYLQIGQEKEGIKLLKQGLKSNKGSEQVLFELHYHLANAYSRQNKLEVAAKHYEKAISQPILPQLKIGAYNNSGSLLLSMGDLKAALKAYQTAINIDPSFAVGYYNLGMTLKAMGKLPDAIAAYKRAIAIAPDYAWAYQNLGIVLFKIGAVPESIETFKVAVTLHEAQNRPQEAQKLTEGLKEIGINI, from the coding sequence ATGACTAAACTGACACTTTGCATGATAGTTAAAAATGAAGAAGCTTCTCTGCCGCCATGCTTGAGTAGTGTTAAAGATGTTGTAGATGAAATAATCATTTTAGACACAGGTTCCACCGATAAAACTGTTGAAATAGCTCAAAACTTTGGGGCTAAAGTGTTTTATTTTGACTGGTGTAATGATTTTTCAGCCGCCCGAAATGAAGCTTTAAAATATGTAACCGGAGAATGGGTGTTAGTTTTAGATGCTGATGAAGTGTTAAACCCTAAAATTGTTAATCAGCTTCAACAGGCCATTAGCCATCAAAATAGTTTAGTGGTGAATTTAATTCGGCAAGAAATCGGGGCAAGTCAATCGCCTTATTCTTTAATTTCTCGTTTATTTCGTCGGCATCCAGCGATTAAATTTGATCGCCCCTATCATGCGATTATTGATGATAGTGTAGAAAAATTATTAAAAATAGAAAAACATTGGCAAATCCTTGAGATTGGAGAAGTTGCCATTTTTCATTCGGGTTATAAACCTGAAATAATTGCCAGTTTAGATAAAGCCAATAGAGCTAAAAAAGCTATGGAAAGTTTTTTAGCTAACCATCCCAATGATCCTTATGTCTGTAGTAAATTGGGAGCATTATATTTACAAATCGGTCAAGAAAAAGAAGGAATAAAGCTTTTAAAACAGGGTTTAAAATCCAACAAGGGAAGCGAACAAGTTTTATTTGAATTACATTATCATTTAGCCAATGCTTATAGTCGTCAAAACAAATTAGAAGTAGCCGCTAAGCATTATGAAAAAGCGATCAGTCAGCCCATCTTACCTCAATTAAAAATCGGAGCTTACAATAATAGCGGCAGTTTATTATTGTCGATGGGAGACTTAAAGGCCGCGCTTAAAGCCTATCAAACCGCCATTAATATTGATCCTAGCTTTGCGGTGGGTTATTACAATCTAGGCATGACGCTCAAAGCGATGGGAAAACTGCCGGATGCGATCGCCGCTTATAAGCGAGCTATTGCCATTGCGCCTGATTATGCTTGGGCCTATCAAAATTTAGGCATTGTGCTTTTCAAAATCGGGGCCGTTCCAGAAAGTATAGAAACCTTTAAGGTAGCTGTAACGCTTCATGAAGCCCAAAATCGTCCTCAAGAAGCTCAAAAACTCACAGAAGGATTAAAAGAGATCGGGATTAATATTTAG
- a CDS encoding polysaccharide deacetylase family protein codes for MQLAPVYPVIYRLLNPLFPNCLWHGPTDEGAIALTFDDGPDPQYTPKLLAVLEQYQIQASFFWLGVCVQRNPELAKEVFLRGHWIGLHGYTHQSFPRLNTNELKNSLRITRELIADAIQIEPKKIRDVRPPNGLFTPAILRQLQEWDYRVVMWTVVPEDWLCPGISLVCQRTMAQVKGGSLIVLHDGYYGGRDVTATTANLIPQLLDKGYQFVSVNDFWQRKLTART; via the coding sequence GTGCAGTTGGCTCCTGTCTATCCAGTAATTTATCGCCTTCTCAATCCTCTGTTTCCCAACTGTCTTTGGCATGGGCCAACTGATGAAGGGGCGATTGCTTTAACTTTCGATGACGGGCCTGACCCTCAATATACTCCAAAATTATTAGCCGTTTTGGAGCAATACCAAATTCAAGCCAGTTTTTTTTGGTTAGGAGTTTGTGTTCAAAGAAACCCAGAGCTTGCCAAAGAAGTCTTTCTAAGAGGTCATTGGATTGGATTACATGGCTATACCCATCAATCCTTTCCTCGATTAAATACAAATGAACTTAAAAACAGTTTGCGGATTACCCGAGAGCTAATTGCTGATGCCATTCAAATAGAACCTAAAAAAATACGGGATGTCAGGCCGCCTAATGGTTTATTCACTCCCGCTATTTTACGACAACTGCAAGAATGGGACTATCGAGTTGTTATGTGGACAGTAGTCCCTGAAGATTGGCTGTGTCCAGGAATTTCTCTAGTCTGTCAGCGAACGATGGCCCAAGTTAAAGGGGGGTCGCTGATTGTTTTACATGATGGTTATTATGGAGGAAGGGATGTCACTGCTACCACCGCTAATTTAATTCCCCAATTGTTAGACAAAGGTTATCAATTTGTAAGCGTGAACGACTTTTGGCAACGAAAGTTAACAGCGAGAACCTGA
- a CDS encoding methyltransferase family protein — MLGEKEQLTSGQIIASIIYLIIGPLLILFLSGDWGWVEGWIFDLGLIIVSVSSFIYLYRHDPALLVERFRKPGSGNQKTWDKYVVYLLAIGFWAWFFIMPLDAKRYEWSPAFPNGLKIFGGLVLLSSFFFLYRSFTDNTFLSPLVRIQSERHQKVVSTGLYGFVRHPMYLGAICLFLGTPMLLGSLYGLLIGVLMSLLLIVRIRGEEQMLVTELEGYEDYKMKVKYKLIPFVW; from the coding sequence ATGCTAGGGGAAAAAGAACAACTGACAAGCGGTCAAATTATTGCTTCAATTATCTATCTGATAATCGGTCCGCTATTAATTCTATTTCTGTCAGGCGATTGGGGATGGGTGGAAGGCTGGATTTTTGATCTTGGGTTGATTATAGTATCTGTTTCGAGCTTTATTTATCTGTATCGTCACGATCCGGCGTTACTGGTGGAAAGGTTTAGAAAACCCGGAAGCGGCAATCAAAAAACCTGGGATAAATATGTGGTCTATTTACTTGCCATCGGATTTTGGGCTTGGTTTTTTATTATGCCTTTAGATGCTAAAAGATATGAATGGAGTCCTGCTTTTCCCAACGGCTTAAAAATTTTCGGTGGACTGGTATTATTAAGCTCTTTTTTCTTTTTATATCGCTCATTTACTGATAATACCTTTTTATCGCCCTTGGTGAGAATCCAAAGCGAACGACATCAAAAAGTGGTTTCAACAGGCCTGTATGGTTTTGTGAGACATCCTATGTATCTTGGCGCAATTTGTCTGTTTTTAGGGACCCCGATGTTACTGGGTTCTCTCTATGGTCTTCTCATCGGTGTATTAATGTCATTGTTGCTGATAGTCAGAATCAGAGGAGAAGAACAAATGTTAGTCACCGAATTGGAAGGATATGAAGATTATAAAATGAAGGTAAAATATAAGCTTATTCCTTTTGTTTGGTAA
- a CDS encoding DedA family protein — translation MAEWIANLMESLGYMGIALLMFLENLFPPIPSELIMPLAGFTAAQGKMQLIPAIAAGVIGTILGAFPWYYLGVVFDEQRLEKLADRYGKWITVSATDVKKANSWFTRHGSKAVFFGRLVPGIRTIISLPAGMNNMPLIPFVLYSTLGTLLWVLFLTIAGYQLGDKYEIVEQYIDPISKIALLSVIIFFIIWIVKKNFRAKT, via the coding sequence ATGGCTGAATGGATTGCAAATTTAATGGAATCTCTGGGCTACATGGGGATAGCTTTATTAATGTTTCTCGAAAACCTGTTTCCACCGATTCCCTCGGAGCTAATTATGCCTTTAGCAGGGTTTACCGCCGCTCAGGGTAAAATGCAGTTAATTCCCGCTATCGCCGCCGGGGTAATTGGTACGATTTTGGGAGCTTTTCCTTGGTACTATCTCGGGGTTGTTTTTGATGAACAGCGCTTAGAAAAATTAGCTGATCGCTATGGGAAATGGATTACAGTTTCTGCCACCGATGTTAAAAAAGCGAATAGTTGGTTTACTCGTCATGGAAGCAAAGCCGTATTTTTTGGTCGCTTAGTCCCTGGAATTCGCACCATTATTTCTTTGCCAGCAGGCATGAATAATATGCCTTTAATTCCTTTTGTTCTTTACTCGACTTTAGGCACTTTATTATGGGTATTATTTTTAACGATCGCTGGCTATCAATTAGGGGATAAATATGAGATAGTAGAGCAATATATAGACCCGATTTCTAAAATTGCACTGTTGAGTGTAATCATCTTTTTTATCATTTGGATTGTTAAAAAGAATTTTCGCGCTAAAACTTAA
- a CDS encoding DUF6825 family protein, with protein sequence MSNPVIHAFFFGRALAEVLTEKVEEAFTNALSEVGKFDAQTRENLRQLIEEVQLRADKQAEQTPYTEGNYAGYSNSQGDLQEIIDELRADIARLKAELKNYRDQSV encoded by the coding sequence ATGAGCAACCCGGTCATTCACGCCTTTTTTTTTGGTAGAGCCTTAGCCGAAGTTCTCACCGAGAAAGTTGAAGAAGCTTTTACTAACGCTTTAAGCGAAGTGGGAAAATTTGATGCTCAAACGCGGGAAAATCTGCGTCAACTCATCGAAGAAGTTCAATTAAGAGCCGACAAACAAGCAGAGCAAACGCCATACACAGAGGGGAATTACGCAGGATACAGCAATTCTCAAGGAGATTTACAAGAGATAATTGACGAACTGCGAGCAGATATTGCCCGATTAAAAGCCGAGTTAAAAAATTATCGGGATCAGTCTGTTTGA